The sequence TGATGATACTCTTCCATGCCCCCTAAATACAATTAGGCTATTCCGTCCTTTTCTATAGCAAAGGACCTACTCTTGCCCTGCAACCCTTTCTTCTCTGAAGGCAGCTGAAAGGCAACGCTAGGAGTCTATCAGCTCTTTTCTGTTGCAACAGTCAATTTTCAGGTGTAAAAGTAACAGCACCAGTAATTTAGACACTGGTATCCGAGACAGCAATACATTAGTTAGGTAATATCCCTTTCAGCAATCTGAATTTAAGCAGCCCCTAAAGCTTTCCACTAAAATACTGTCTGGCCAGTACAATATACGTGTACAGAAATGTCCCTTTACATTTCTTAACTAAACATTTATTTGGATTCCATGGTACCCACACAGTCCCTTTCAGTCTTAATAGTTACATAAATAGTGAGATACACCACACATACTCGTGGGTCTGGACGAAACTCTCTTTTCCTCCGGATCTTCTTGAATATTTCTGTCAGCTCATCTTTGGCCTCTTCCCCACCAGCTTCTGAGCTAGGACCTGCAGTCACTTCAGCGGAGGACGCACCAGCTTCAGCTGGGGCTTCTGATGGAGTCTGACCAGGAAGCGGAGCATCCACTGTAGGGTCATCTGCATGTTCTATCAACCACTCCATGGCCTGTGTCACTGACATactgaaaagcaaataaagaatACAGGGATGAGGAACACTCCAGAAGGGCAGCACTGTTCCCCACACATTTTTCTTTGCGTTCATTCCCACGGTATCCTGACTTGCTTATTAATCAGTATCTGAGAAGTCATAAATACAGTCTTGGAGCAAATCTCAGAGCACCTCTATTCTTGATGCATTTGAGACACCACAATCATCTCTGAAGCCAGGAAGTAAGACAGAGCAGCAAAGTTCAACTTGGACAACTGTAAACCAGGTTTTAAAAGGCATTTCTGAAGGAGTCACCTTATTCTCCAAACCAACAGCTTTATTTCACAACAGACAATCACTAACCATTTGCAACCACTGAGAAAATGGCAAAGCCTGTTCCAGACTTGCATGGAACTACATCTGTTGCTCCTTACGGAGAACTCTCTCAGACATCTTGTGATCAAGGAATGCCATTCACAACACATGAAGGAAAGAGTGGGACAAACACTGCACATGCACAATATAACTTGAGCAAGAGCAAGCTTCAGCGCAGGTGATTGTACTTGGACATGTATCACAGTTCTTCCTCCAGTTTGACCCAAGAAGGAATCTGTAGTCCCTCAAAGGAGAGGCCAACTGAAGGGAGACCAACAAAACACCATGACCATAACATGGACAGTAGTTATTCACTGCAAGCGCTCAAGCTAAGGGACCCTGAGAGAGCCCCAAGACATTCCTTCCCAATGAACACAAAGGAAGCTAAGATAGTGACAGGGCAACTGAACATGCAATTTCATTTGACCACACAGTAATTACTGGTCACAGAAAGGAAAGCCCTTGCCTATTTGGCTTCAGTTACAGCATGAGGGATGGTGGCCATCAGAGGAGAAAGCAGAGCTTTCTAAGTATGAAGACAGAGATACTGGAAAAGAGTGACTGGAATACATCATGAATTCTCTATCAttagtaatttttaaaacagcCTAACAAACTCCTTTCAGGAGGGATACAGCACAGCTGATTCTCCTCAGGGCACAAGAAGGACtacatgacctcctgaggtctttATTCCTACAGTTACTATCTGGATTTTATAATATTCTTGCAATGTTTTTACAAGGTCAGCATGAAGTATTTTTCTACAGCTCAAAGGCTGCTCTGATGGGCTACGCTtgcttttttcttcataaaatttGAGTTTTAAGCACAAGAAGGTGCTAGTTTAATGCTTAGGAGCAGTGCCAACCTGACAGCCTCGCAAACCACAGACCAGCTATTCTTTCCAGAACAGGTAGAGCACTGCTTTCCCTTCCCTGTACCACCTGCATCTGTGTGTTGCCTGAGGCAGCACTGTTTTTTGTGCTAGTGCTTTCTCCAAACTAATTTTGGGTGACCCACATAAGGAGActttagagaaaaaaacaaatttttttaatcataccaAATAATTTACAGCCAGTATGCTGAGTACACTTACTGATTTAATCGAAGGGCTTTGACAGCTCTGCTCTCTGGAAACCCCATTTCCGTAAGCTGTCGCAGAGCTATTTCATCCACTCTgtcttcctcatcctcatccaGCATGGctgcatatacacaaaaagaACAACGTTCAAATTTACTTCAAGCTAAAATAAATCCCTTCCTCAATGGAAAGGGACATGTTAAGTTCAAACCCCATTCTCCTCTTCAATCCCCGCTTTTGTTTCTGCCCCAAATTTGCCATCTCATCATTTAGTTTGTTGTACTCTGCTTGATCTGGCTCAGATAGATCCTTCCAGGACAAAAACTTTGTTCGTGTGCATTCACAATCTCAAAGAGCAAACTCCCGCATTACCATGGGATGTCCACATCAGTGAACAGACCTTCTGTGAACCTCTCACATATTTATTAGTTATCTAGAAAAATCAGTGAGATTAGGTCCTATCAGATGAAGGGCAAAGATTTCCCACTGAGTGCATCAACAGCtacaattttttctcatttaacTCTACTTCCTTGTGCATTTTAAATGATTCTTTACCCTCCCCCTAAAGTACAAGTCATGTGAAGTTTTCCAATTGTTTTACTATTaacaattttacttttaaatggaACTTTTCATCCATTCCAAAGAGACTTTACAAATTAAGTTTTATAAAACCTATACCACAAGATGAAATCTTTGCCTCAAAGTTATTACAGCTCTGGTATTTAAGTTCTGGATTTCACTCTTCAAGCCTTTTTCTGCTGTGGAAGCAAGCAAGTTCCTGGGATGGAACTAGTAACCATAAAGAAATGTTCATACCATTTGCCTTCTTAAATAGCTCAACTGCATCTGGGTTCAGTGCTAGCAATTTCTGTGCAACTTCTATGAGAGAAACTAAGATCTTCCGGAGCTCTGTCtggaactgcaagaaaggaaaCTGTCAAAACATTTAGATAACAAGTTACCAGATGTCATTAAATCTTAATATGTCTATTGTTAGTATCTCTGCTATCATCTGGCCCCCTGTAGAGAAGGTTGTTTTAGTAGGgcttcattttttgttgtttagaCTCTTAAGCACTGGTTGTTTCCTGTGAAATGCTCTAAGTAGCAAAATGTACCAGGCAGAAAGGTCCTTTTAGTTCCTCCACAggcccctgcccagcagcaccaCAAGAGGTGCAGCATCCAGGAAAACTCATTGCTCCACAGAAACCTGACTTGCACCTTGCACAAAGTGTTATAAGAAGATAGTCACAGTAGCTCCATACCAGTGCTATTTACTTCCTTTAGCAACTGGAGACCTACGCTTCGGTGAAGTGAGCTTTCTTAGTTATAACCCTTTGCTTTCTAGTAACCTAAATTTGAGCAATCTAAACCAAGACTATTTTCTAAACTGAAGCATCATATATTCTTTTCACTtggccatttatttttaaaaattccacaCAGAAGGTCATGTTAGCCATTAAATAGCTTAAATGCCAATTGTCCTGTTTAGGTTAACAGGCACGTTTGCTGCTTCATACCCCTAGTAGTACAGAAGGGATAGTAGTCCAGTCTGCTGCAGACACAGCAGCTGCATAGGCTTCATCAGCATTCAACTACTGAAGtcaaattttaataataatttctcttttcaaagCCACGGAATAGGAAAAAGACACTGTAAACACCTGAGCTATTTAAGACTGAATAGAAAATTATCCTTAACTACTACACTGACCGATCACTTAAGTATTCTATAGTTAAAACACGTTGCCTGTTTGAGCACATAAGAGTACTCATATACAAGAGAATGCAGGGCTTATACATTAAAAGTAGTTTCTCCTCTGTTATTTTCAACTAACTTCACATTTGCCAGATCTTGAAAATGGTTACTGAGGCTCTCCCATGcacaaacagcatttaaaaatcataattCAGTACAGAGGGTTTGGAGGTTTTTTCCCTCCTAATCACTGAATAGCTTAAGAAAATTTAGATACAGGTCATACAAATGagtttaatacatatttttatacctCAATTTCTATTACAGAAAAAAGGCTAATCATATTCACAGGGCAGAGAAAAGCTTATGTAAGAAAAAAGCCTACTTGAGTGTTAGTGCAGAGTTAAAAAACAAGTCTAATACTTACATCCCTCATGTTGTGATGGGCCACAGTGCGATCTACATTGCGAGAAGGCAGATTTGCAGTTGCTTTGAGAATAGCATCTTTATCAGGAGCTTTCTGCTCCTGTTTCCTCTAAAGGATGGGAGACATGATCAGGTTTTATAACCCATTATCCACAGAACAAAGAACATGCGTAGCTGACGGGAATTTTATATCCTTCACCAAGGCATCGAGCAATGCTCTGTAACTTGCAACTAAGAAACAGTAGTCTAGCAATACAATGGATTAATAGCACTAACAACATTTTGTGATTATAGAGCAAAACTGGACCTGTTGCACTGCCCCACCTTCAGCCCTGATACCTGTTTTTCTTAGCTAAACATGTGGGGCAATTCCAGCATGAAGAGGGAGAGTGATGTGTCAGATGCGGCCAAGTCTGACAGACTTAGAGAGAACTCGGAGGCCTCAGCTCCCAGGCCCAAACACTCTGCTCAGAACATACCCTCTTCAAACCCATGCTTTGTCAACATGTACCGATAGTGTGAACAGGTTAACAGTTAACTGCTCAACACTAGAAGAGCTTTACTGCTTGCAAGTATCACACAGAGATATACAGCACCTTGGATTTTCAGTATATGCTTACTGTCTGGGACAAACCATAGCAGGGGACAAACTACAAATTTTTCCCAGTCTTGCATCTTATGCTCTTATGGTGACATTCTGCCCAGCAAGACCATAATTAAGAGATAGAGACATACACCAATACCTACAGGAAGCAAGAAAAAACAGAGCTGTACAAGGAGGAAGTAGAGAGACCTAGGAATTCATAATGTCAAGCACAAGCATAGCTCAAAGCATTTATGTGATAACATCAACTGCAGTAGCACTCGTTCACAGATGTCATCCTGGGTATCACTGACCCTCAATAAGTTCGAGTTCTCGGTAAACATTCTGAGAAAAAATAGCCATGTTGTAGAATAGTTGAGGGCCAATGCTTCAGCTCTAGATACCTGGTTAGAGGGTGAAAAGCTACACATTGCTAAAGACAGAAATCAGCCTGACCAGAAATCAACAGATTTTTATAGGGCTTTGGAAACAGAGACACAGCAAGGCACTTGCTGAAGTATGTTTATACAGTTACTAGACGTTTATTCAAAGATCAAATCTATACTACTTCCACAAAGTGTATCTGCATGTTTTATTCTAAGGCAAATGTTCTCTCAAAGTTAAAAGTGTAAATTAGAAGTTTGCAAGAAAGATGAAATAGTTTCCGTAGTATTTAGCTGGGTGCATTTGCCTCTACAAACAGAGTACAGCCCAGCAGTCCTTCTGCAACTCATTAATAAGGCTGTTAATCAAAACGGGATAGTCAAGAATTCTTCCAAACTCACTTTTTCTTCtgctgacacatctgccattttgGGGAGAGGAGGTGGCGCACGCTTCTTTATTAAGAGCAACACATCTAAAGAGAGAATGATACTGAAATATGTTAGAAAGTAAAGTGAAAACAGTTCCTATAAGATACTTTAGAGCTTCAATTTTTCCGAGAGACAAGTTTTGTTTAATTTCACTAAAATATCAGACTTTTCACACTAAAGCCAGTACGGATTTACAGATTCCCCTTTAGTGTCTGCAGTTCCACAGTGCTATGGTGAATGTGCTGCACAGATACCTGGCAAAGGACTAGACACTTAAAGCCAGAGGTTGACATCAGTTAGAACAGATGTAGTCATGTAACTTTAGGATGATAGTGCTGGAGTTCAGAACATGATTCATCATTAGTTACACTCTCACTGTTACCAGCTTCTTCTCCTCACACAACACCCTCAAAGAGAGTAATACTGGCTCCAGATGTCTTGTGTGGCTATATTAACACAGTAATTGGCCCATTATAATATGAATAGAgcagcacttcctgagcttccactgaggaagaaacagtgcagaaaggctgtgtatgttttttttctcttccacctgGGGCCTTCAACTATAGTGAGTCAAATTCAAAGCTTCAGTGACAACTCCTAGCACCAGGCTGAAGCTCACCTTTGCATAGAAATGGCAGTAGAGCAGGTCACTGTCTACAGTAGGGTGCATCACTGGCGACCACAGGGGCAAATTTCAAGAGCAGAAGAGTCTTCAGTTTCAGGTATCCCAGATCACATGCCACACACTTGATTCAATCTTTTAAGGCTAAGACTTTTCCTTTACAAGGCATCTTTTTCCAGCACCTCCCTTATTACCAGAGGTATTTTAAGGGTTCAAAGATGCAGACACACTGTTTAGGGCCCAGATCAGGCCTGTACAGCATCTGTATCCTTCAGGCAGGTACAGCTTGACACACAGTTTTTAGTCCATCACATTAAGcaagtaaaaagcaaacaaatcatgCTTTGTGCAACAAGTTTCCTAGGCCTGGCTCAGTATCTAACAGCCAAAAGCAACAACTGGTGAAGGCTGTTAACTCTCATTTGTCCACCTGACCAGAATGCAAAGGGATCAACACACTGACTTTTGGCTGCCTCACGAAGCAGCAAGGGAGTCAGCTAAAGCTGTTTAACTGGGCAGCTCAGTGGCAATCAGCTGTTGGCTGCTATCTTGCCTCCCTGACAGCAGCAGGGCACTTGAGCATGTTGCAGGGGAAGAAGCAAAGAAGCATTTGCACAACAACTTGCTATGACTGAACAGTTAATGCTGTTTGGCTGCTGCAAACTGCAAGTCAAAACTCAATAGGAGATGGTGCCTCGCCAGGAAATAACAAACCGCTAATCAACAAAAAGGCTGTTCCTTGCCTTTGCCCAAGACAGGAGTTCCCAACTCCTCTTCGACTCTGAAGGGGAGAGGTGACACTGACTTCAAAGGGAAAGGGGACCAAATTGCTTGTGTTCATGGCAGCAGTACTCCAGCAAGAAATCCAGAAATCCAGCAAGAGTAGTGTCGCTGGTTCAGTCAATGTTTCGGTCTACAGCAGTCCAGCTTCTTACACTTGCTCTCTGcactactgcccttcacctccagaAGTGATCATTAGTTTAATCTGTTCAGTAAGAACTCAATCCAGCTATCCCAACAGCTCTTTTAGATTCTCTTTTGTATCACATTAATTCTTTATGACTTTAAATGCCTCATATATTCTACTGAAGCCAGTGATACTATAATTAATTTTGACCCAGGTTTGCAGATGCTCAAACACACTTCAGCAAGCAACACCCATCTGCTTGACTGGGAGACCTCGAGAAACTCCtccaaaaaaagtgttttttctttcttaatattctTAACCATGGTTACAATTTTCAGATCTTTTGAAGGATAAATGCTGTCTACTAAATACCTGTGATAATATTAAAAGCACTGGAGGAGGTTTTAAAAGAATTGCTTTAAGaaggtggtaaaaaaaaaaatcatttatttaactTATTGGCTTAATGGACACACCTAATTTCTGTTCAACTCTTAGAAAGAGGAACTAAGGAAAGCAAACTGCTCATTGCgtttttttctggagaaagacaaagtctttttcctcttccctttttgcCATCTTATTAGCTTTCTCATGTCAAAGCTGAGAGTAGATACTAAAAGGTCACAGCTTGGAACTTACCAAATAGTAAAATACAGATTCATGTTTCCAGGCTgacaggatattaaaaaaaaaaaaaaaaagggggggggggaaatcttacCTCTATCTTGAATGTTCTCCTCTAACACAGTTTTTGTGTCTGTCAGCACCTTCTCAGAAGTAGCATGTATCAACTTATGATGTGTCACAGTTTTTGGATCCTCCAAGCTCCCAGGTACACACTGCAGAAGATAACAAATATTGAAGATCAGAAGACAGCAATAAGCCTACTGCCTGAATCACTGCACTTTGCACTTCAGAAACTACTAAATGATGGCACAGTTTGTATGTGGAGAATCTTAATAGCTTAAGTAATGGTGAAATATGCTAGAGGCCAGTACACAGAATGCATTTTATTAAAGAAATCAAAGCTCAAATTGTGCTGTAAAGATGCTCCAACCGTGGTAGTGAGCAGGCAAAAAGGTTTCTCCTCGCATATCCAAGTTCCTGCCTGGGAAAAATAATCAACAAAAGGGAGGATTCTAGCCCTCCTTCACTGATGTTTTGAAATTAATAGCTAGCAACAAGAACACTTAGGTTCCAATTGATTATGATGCTCTTAAAAACATCTTTAAACAGTTTCAAAGACCTAGTCTTACAGCCCAATCACTTTAAGTGAGCAAGTACAGGACCAAGTACTCAAAATTAAGTGCAATAGAGATATACTGGATTGCAGAAATATAAATAAGCAACATTTTTACTTTCAACCTATCTGAGTGGATTTAAAGTTTGTCTCCAAATTGCCCTAGGCCTGAGTATAGGTCCAAATACTCAGAATTAAGTGTGATTTGGAGCAAAACAAGTATGCTCAAGGACCCACAGCTAATCCAATTCTGCAATAGATTGCTAAGGTCACTCACTCTTCCGGAGAAGTCTGAAGGTAGCAATTAGTATCATAAACTAAGAAAGAAAACCTACAAAGAGCATTCAGTGTtcttgcagaagggaaggctgtAATAATGCCAACATGTTTCTCCTTCATAGCCAAGTGTCAAGACAGAGGAGGGACTCTCTGCTTAATCTAATAATTATTTACACATGAACTATTAGACTAAACAAACAACTGCCAGCTGTGATTTTAGTATGCTTGACCCTAACTcaaaagaaagcagcagtttCTGCACCTCGTTTCAAGTTGCTTAATGGAATTAGAGTTGGCTGCCAGAGTCCTAACCTTGGTTCTTGCTGAGCGCGCTGAAGAAAAGTTACATTTACAACTCTTCTCAATCAGAAATACTCAGTGCATGTTAATTTTTTCATAGCTGACTGTGTTGCTCAATATCTTATTAAAATTCTAAAAATTGCATGTCAATTCATTCACTGTGAAACCAGCTTTGAATCCTGAAGGCTTACAATATAAGCGTTATCAGTGGTTTGTTTATAACTGTACCAAGGAGCACTCATGTATTTACACAGCTAGACACAAAGAAAGGTTTTTCTTGATACAAAGTCCAATTAGAATATACAGAACGGTTTCCAAGTACCAAATATGAGTTGACTACGGCTCAGCTGTTCTGCTGGCATAAACTGACAGAGTGCCACTGAGACTGATGGACCAGCGCTATCCCACCCGCTATGCACAGGACCACCCTTTTCATCGAGGCTGCTAGAAAACTACAAGTTGAAATCCTATGCTATTTATCACAACAGATATAAATAAGCATGAATCCCATGGTGTTCGTGCCCTACTGCGGCTTTACAAAAAGGTTAGAGTTTAGACCTCCTGGTATTTTAGCATTACAACACAAAATTAAAAGCACACACCCCAACCTTGAACTGACTCATCTTCATACAAGCGTGGCTCACAGATCCGCAGTGACAGACTACAAGAACATTACATCCATGCATCTAGAGGCTTCTAATttgtttgaggggaaaaaagaaagcataatgGTTGCAATTCCAGAAAGGCAGAATCAAAAATAAACTACCAAAACCATGAAATTGATTATGTTCTTATCACCTTAACAGCTTTCTACAGCAGAATAAGACACTTAATACTGAcctcacctgctctgctcacaaaaaaaccctctcaatgACATTTCTTTCAATACACATTTCTACTGAGCCATTTTTCACCATGTCTATAGAAGAGTGCATTTACTCTTCAGGGAACAGAGCTGTTTCCAGAGACCCCACTGAAATCAGCGACAGTATTTCCCATTTGCTTCACTTAGACGTAGCATTTAGGCCTGTTAGTATGTATTATCAGCCTCCTTCAAAGGAATCCTTTTAGCGTCCATCATCACTTTCTCTGTCTTCACTGCAACAGAACCCAAGTACTTGCTCCTTTTTCAAATGTAACACTTGTTTTCAACACAAATCTTCAGTTCCTCATCTGAGCTTCTGCACAGTTCTGATGCCTCAATAGGACTGAAGTGAGAGTTTCAGTCTTGCTTTGTATAACTTTAACTAATCCTTCAGTATATTAACTGCTGAACAAAAGCCAAAGAATGCATTAAAGTCTAGAAGCAATTGGGAGTAGCTCCTATAATTGATCTGATAAGTTATCCAAAATACGTAAGAGTACATCAGTGGAACATCTCATCTCTGAAAAAGCTCAATATTAATTTTGCAGATCTTTAGCGTCAGACCCCAAAAAAGAATTTGAATACAGGAgctggggggaagggaagggaacctGTTGCAAGTAATCACACTTTGAGCACTTGCcagtgtggggatggggggaggtgAAGAACTGCTTCTAATCTTTTATCTATTATTTTTTCCTAGCGCATATCAAGTTGTGTGTGCACATGATCATAATATTTACTAATAAGATGAAAGTGCAAGCGAAAAACTAAAAATTGCAGGTAATCACTCATTTATCCTTAGTAACCCATGGATTCAAGGCAACATTTTTCAGACTTTCCCATAGTAAagctattttaaaggaaaagtccTGCGGCCACCTTACTTCCTCCTCTGACCACTCTGTTGACAACTGCATAAAACTAAGGCAAATACAGACAGTACTTTATGGGAATGCTTAGTGAAATACTTGGCATATTTTAACAGGCCCGGGAAACAGAAAGTTCATCTACCAGGCAATGCCTCTACTAGCTCTCAACAGACCACCAAGAAGTTACCACCAGCAGCCATCAGATCTCACTGTGGAATCTTGCTTCATGCAAATGACGCACGATTAAAAGTTTAAAGCATGACTGAAAACATCTTCCTGCCCACAGAAAGGAAGAGTACTGGTAATCCACAGGAAGAGTGGCGAGAGAGGGGAGGAATTCCCTAGGCAGAGAAGAGGACCTCTCACACAAATGAAGGGAAGCTGAGAACCAGGGTGCACCTGCAGCCCAGCGGTCAGCTAGCATTGCCCTACATGCAATCAGGGACACAGCACACCCGGGAAGAGAAGCTCTTGCATCTCTTTGTACAAAAGAATGAGGAGGGAACCTGCTGTAAGTTTTATGGTTTTCTTTCCagcataaatatttgcatttctttttaacacTGGAGTTTACAGCAAGCTTTTGTTCACAGATGCCTGAGCAACCACTGAACTTGCAAGCCCTGCTGATGCTAGATGCTATTTGCAGAACTTGGAAACTCGATAAACCGCAAAGCTGGctgtttgtttgtctttaaatatgaaaagggattttttttgttgtttgctttcattaacagaaacattttttaaatagtgcTGACACTCCCTAGTACTAAGCTTGGGCGGCTAAACCACCTTCATCTCCCACAAAGTAACCAAAACATGTCTAGGGGCATGAACCTACCTTATCCTTGTATTGCTGCACCTCGTACCTCTGTCCTACAGACACTCCTTCCTCCACCTTAAAACCCAGGTGAGTATCACCGCAGCAGTTTAAGAAAAAGGAGACTAGAAGCACATAAACATTAAGAGCTTCTACCTGTAATTTGCTTGGCAGCGTGGGCCACCTTACAGACACACAGCCCACATGCGTGCATCTTAAACGCATGACTACAATTTACATCAGTATTTCTGAAATACCATTGAGTCTCAGCAAGAAGCAACAAtctcttgtaattagaatattaGAATCAGGACTTTCTACAGGCCCTTCAGCCAAAGCAGTGCTATGTTTGAAATGTCAGCCTGGGGCATAAGAATTATGGATCATGAAAATATACAAGTTACACTTGGGTTTCTGTGGTTAACTGAACTTTCCCAGTTCTGGCTCCCAGGTGAgcagtttctttttaaagaaacttcctGAGACCTTGGGGCCCAATTctgccagctgggctgcacaaggAGCTCTCGCTGAGGTGGTGAGGCTTTGCACAGGGACAAGTGACT comes from Apteryx mantelli isolate bAptMan1 chromosome 21, bAptMan1.hap1, whole genome shotgun sequence and encodes:
- the UBAC1 gene encoding ubiquitin-associated domain-containing protein 1 isoform X1; this translates as MFVQEEKIFAGKVLRLHVCTVEGAEWLEEVSEDTTVEKLKERCLKHCVPGSLEDPKTVTHHKLIHATSEKVLTDTKTVLEENIQDRDVLLLIKKRAPPPLPKMADVSAEEKRKQEQKAPDKDAILKATANLPSRNVDRTVAHHNMRDFQTELRKILVSLIEVAQKLLALNPDAVELFKKANAMLDEDEEDRVDEIALRQLTEMGFPESRAVKALRLNHMSVTQAMEWLIEHADDPTVDAPLPGQTPSEAPAEAGASSAEVTAGPSSEAGGEEAKDELTEIFKKIRRKREFRPDPRAVIALMEMGFDEKEVVDALRVNNNQQNAACEWLLGDRKPSPEDLDKGIDTNSPLFQAILENPVVQLGLTNPKTLLAFEDMLENPLNSTQWMNDPETGPVMLQISRIFQTLNRT
- the UBAC1 gene encoding ubiquitin-associated domain-containing protein 1 isoform X2; the encoded protein is MFVQEEKIFAGKVLRLHVCTVEGAEWLEEVSEDTTVEKLKERCLKHCVPGSLEDPKTVTHHKLIHATSEKVLTDTKTVLEENIQDRDVLLLIKKRAPPPLPKMADVSAEEKRKQEQKAPDKDAILKATANLPSRNVDRTVAHHNMRDFQTELRKILVSLIEVAQKLLALNPDAVELFKKANAMLDEDEEDRVDEIALRQLTEMGFPESRAVKALRLNHMSVTQAMEWLIEHADDPTVDAPLPGQTPSEAPAEAGASSAEVTAGPSSEAGGEEAKDELTEIFKKIRRKREFRPDPRAVIALMEMGFDEKEVVDALRVNNNQQNAACEWLLGDRKPSPEDLDKGIDTNSPLFQAILENPVVQLGLTNPKTLLVIHDWTLEWL